One Dioscorea cayenensis subsp. rotundata cultivar TDr96_F1 chromosome 17, TDr96_F1_v2_PseudoChromosome.rev07_lg8_w22 25.fasta, whole genome shotgun sequence DNA window includes the following coding sequences:
- the LOC120280343 gene encoding uncharacterized protein LOC120280343, whose amino-acid sequence MDDSSGKSGFDLTLSNGFELNFRVKSGQKYLADTMLRLDSGNSSLYSHSNIHGMKRKWDDFSRAVHAFPALSLGRSPSTSESSRRSSATECTMSPTKEMEEESSLELGLNFTLHLGNDSILSPKRPAIPSPRVQETHPACNLQLSLSTGPSSSVITSITPDSTQHLNNLDAPVMATRRILADDGSTSGRWKSGGLIQPLLMFEAATKTPAKASTVQSIPDLPAAPASGANPPLQRNLNTKSCQFPGCMKGARGASGRCIAHGGGRRCLKPGCNKGAEGKTVFCKAHGGGRRCSELGCTKSAEGRTERCIAHGGGRRCKNEGCPRAARGKSGLCIRHGGGKRCQQEGCPKSAEGHSGLCISHGGGRRCQFSECKKGAQGSTMFCKAHGGGKRCTYPLCNKGAEGSTPFCKGHGGGKRCSFPGGCTKSVHGGTQFCVAHGGGKRCAFPDCTKSARGRTSHCVRHGGGKRCKSEGCGKSAQGSTDFCKAHGGGKRCSWGQPGSEYGASGPACDRFARGKEGMCVTHRDAYRALIQDSRVHGAATLVHNLVPVAKPEKMKGVATPEMFLNVGNTGENLISWSSLEQSKFKAPMFTPQPMLPSLPEGRVRGGSLMALLASNAELGSHYGNHTEASTSEQGGTLYCMTHKWV is encoded by the coding sequence ATGGATGACAGCTCTGGAAAATCAGGGTTTGATCTAACCCTTTCAAATGGTTTTGAGCTGAACTTCAGGGTAAAATCAGGGCAAAAGTATTTGGCCGACACTATGTTGCGACTTGATTCTGGAAACTCAAGTCTGTATAGTCACTCCAACATACATGGCATGAAGCGGAAGTGGGATGATTTCAGCAGAGCTGTTCATGCATTCCCTGCTCTTAGTTTGGGAAGATCTCCAAGCACATCGGAGAGTAGCAGGAGGAGTTCCGCAACTGAATGCACCATGTCCCCCACTAaggaaatggaagaagaatcttCTTTAGAGTTAGGCCTAAATTTCACCCTTCACCTTGGCAATGACAGCATATTAAGCCCCAAGCGACCTGCTATTCCTTCACCAAGGGTTCAGGAAACTCACCCTGCTTGCAATCTTCAGCTGAGCCTTTCTACTGGCCCTTCAAGTTCCGTGATCACTAGCATCACCCCGGATTCTACCCAACATTTAAACAACTTGGATGCGCCAGTGATGGCTACCCGAAGGATACTTGCTGATGATGGATCCACTTCTGGTCGCTGGAAATCTGGAGGCCTGATACAACCTCTGCTTATGTTTGAGGCTGCCACCAAAACTCCTGCCAAAGCCAGTACAGTTCAATCTATTCCTGACCTGCCAGCTGCCCCTGCTTCAGGGGCTAATCCACCACTCCAACGCAACTTGAATACAAAGAGTTGTCAGTTTCCTGGGTGTATGAAAGGAGCTAGAGGTGCTTCAGGTCGATGCATTGCACACGGTGGTGGCCGTAGATGCCTTAAACCTGGATGCAACAAGGGCGCTGAGGGCAAGACTGTTTTCTGCAAAGCCCATGGAGGTGGGCGCCGTTGCTCAGAACTCGGCTGCACGAAGAGTGCTGAAGGCCGAACTGAGAGATGCATTGCTCATGGTGGTGGTCGGCGTTGCAAAAACGAAGGGTGTCCTCGTGCTGCCAGGGGGAAATCTGGTTTATGCATTAGACATGGAGGTGGCAAGAGGTGTCAACAGGAGGGCTGTCCTAAAAGTGCTGAAGGTCATTCTGGCCTGTGCATCTCCCATGGAGGCGGTCGCCGGTGCCAATTTTCAGAATGCAAGAAGGGTGCACAAGGGAGCACTATGTTTTGCAAAGCGCATGGTGGGGGCAAACGATGCACTTATCCCTTGTGCAACAAAGGAGCTGAAGGGAGCACACCCTTCTGTAAGGGACACGGAGGAGGGAAACGCTGCTCATTCCCAGGTGGTTGTACAAAGAGTGTCCATGGGGGAACTCAATTCTGTGTTGCCCATGGTGGTGGGAAGAGGTGTGCGTTTCCTGATTGCACAAAGAGTGCAAGGGGACGAACAAGTCATTGTGTTCGTCATGGGGGTGGAAAGCGATGCAAGTCAGAAGGGTGTGGAAAGAGTGCTCAAGGAAGTACTGATTTCTGCAAGGCTCATGGCGGAGGGAAGCGATGCAGTTGGGGCCAACCAGGATCAGAGTATGGAGCCAGTGGTCCGGCTTGTGATCGATTTGCAAGGGGAAAGGAGGGAATGTGTGTTACACACCGAGATGCATACAGAGCTCTCATCCAGGACTCACGTGTTCATGGTGCAGCCACACTGGTACATAATCTGGTGCCAGTGGCCAAACCTGAGAAGATGAAAGGAGTTGCAACTCCAGAGATGTTCCTCAATGTCGGGAATACCGGCGAAAATCTCATCAGCTGGAGTAGTCTTGAACAAAGCAAATTCAAAGCCCCGATGTTCACACCACAGCCCATGCTTCCTTCCCTCCCTGAAGGCAGGGTACGCGGCGGCAGCCTCATGGCTTTGCTGGCTAGCAATGCAGAGCTTGGCAGTCACTACGGTAACCATACCGAAGCTAGCACTTCAGAGCAGGGAGGAACGTTGTACTGCATGACTCACAAGTGGGTGTAA